One window from the genome of Magnolia sinica isolate HGM2019 chromosome 4, MsV1, whole genome shotgun sequence encodes:
- the LOC131243864 gene encoding copper transporter 6-like, with protein sequence MAGMGDHGGMGDGMNDGMMSMPHKKNKMMMHMTFFWGKDVEILFSGWPGHSLSMYVLALFFVFVLSVTVEWLSGSRLIRPGTNRVSAGLAQTGLHALRIGLAYMVMLAIMSFNAGVLIVAVAGHAIGFLLFGSRVFKPAESVEPGQKHLNDLPPMKC encoded by the coding sequence ATGGCTGGAATGGGTGATCATGGAGGCATGGGTGATGGGATGAACGATGGGATGATGTCGATGCCCCACAAGAAGAACAAGATGATGATGCACATGACATTCTTCTGGGGGAAGGACGTTGAGATTCTCTTCTCGGGATGGCCAGGCCACAGCCTCTCCATGTACGTTCTCGCCCTCTTCTTCGTCTTCGTTCTCTCCGTCACGGTCGAGTGGCTGTCCGGCTCCCGCCTCATCCGACCCGGCACGAACCGGGTTTCCGCCGGCCTGGCCCAGACCGGCCTCCACGCGCTCCGGATCGGGCTCGCTTACATGGTCATGCTGGCCATCATGTCATTCAACGCGGGCGTCCTTATTGTGGCCGTCGCCGGACACGCGATCGGGTTCTTGCTTTTCGGGAGCCGGGTTTTCAAGCCGGCTGAGTCGGTGGAGCCGGGTCAAAAGCACCTGAACGACCTTCCTCCAATGAAATGCTAG